The Cryomorphaceae bacterium 1068 genome window below encodes:
- a CDS encoding divalent metal cation transporter — MGSKSKISAVLGSLGPGLLYAGAAIGVSHLVQSTRAGASYGWWPVIAIIFIHLAKYPFFKAGPAYALSTNTSLIQGYFNRGKVYVALFLLFTIGTMFAIIAAIVAVTSGVSAFFFGIEASSQIVAGGILTIAVVILLIGQYKWLDRFIKLIIFLLTICTLVAFGSALFDPSPHKLEALGPVFDGLFLAMLVKLMGWMPAPLDLSVWHSLWALEKKAELGGNLTKAESLRDFNFGYWGTMIMGVLFLGMGALILYGSHQEIPSSGVAFANMLIGMYTTQLGQWAFYIVGLAAVATMASTTLTCMDAIPRSLAECRKIAFSNDKKWAYPTFLIILAVGSFTLLSILSASMTTMVDIATVISFCSAPVIAWMNFKTVRGHEVPEKDRPSQISTIWEIASIFSLVALTVLFFAFG; from the coding sequence ATGGGATCGAAAAGTAAAATCTCAGCTGTTCTGGGCAGTTTGGGTCCTGGCTTGCTTTATGCAGGAGCGGCAATCGGTGTATCGCACTTGGTACAATCTACCCGGGCGGGCGCCTCCTATGGCTGGTGGCCAGTCATTGCCATCATCTTCATTCACTTGGCAAAGTATCCTTTTTTTAAAGCAGGTCCCGCATACGCATTGTCAACCAATACGAGTTTGATCCAAGGCTATTTCAACCGTGGCAAGGTCTACGTAGCGCTGTTTCTTCTCTTCACTATCGGAACCATGTTTGCCATTATAGCCGCGATCGTTGCAGTGACGAGTGGAGTCTCCGCTTTCTTCTTTGGCATTGAAGCCTCTTCACAAATAGTGGCAGGAGGAATTTTAACAATCGCCGTCGTCATTCTCTTGATCGGTCAATACAAATGGCTGGACCGATTCATCAAGCTCATCATCTTCTTATTGACCATTTGTACGCTGGTGGCATTTGGCTCTGCGCTTTTTGATCCGTCGCCTCACAAGCTCGAAGCGTTGGGCCCTGTTTTCGACGGGCTATTCCTGGCCATGCTGGTGAAGCTGATGGGCTGGATGCCCGCACCGCTGGATCTTTCCGTGTGGCACTCGCTTTGGGCACTGGAGAAAAAAGCTGAGTTGGGAGGAAATTTGACCAAAGCAGAATCTTTACGTGACTTCAATTTTGGCTATTGGGGCACCATGATCATGGGTGTTCTTTTTTTGGGAATGGGAGCTTTAATTCTTTACGGAAGCCATCAAGAAATCCCGTCTTCGGGTGTGGCTTTTGCCAATATGCTCATCGGAATGTACACGACCCAATTGGGCCAATGGGCCTTCTACATTGTAGGACTAGCCGCCGTTGCAACTATGGCGAGCACAACGCTCACTTGCATGGATGCCATTCCGCGCTCTCTGGCAGAATGCAGAAAAATTGCCTTTAGCAATGATAAGAAGTGGGCTTATCCTACTTTCCTGATTATTCTGGCAGTCGGTTCTTTTACTTTGCTTTCGATCCTCTCAGCTTCGATGACCACGATGGTCGATATCGCAACTGTTATTTCGTTTTGTTCCGCACCGGTAATTGCTTGGATGAATTTCAAAACGGTAAGGGGTCATGAAGTTCCCGAAAAGGATCGGCCGTCTCAAATCTCCACGATTTGGGAAATTGCATCAATTTTTTCACTCGTGGCGCTCACGGTTCTGTTCTTCGCCTTCGGCTAA
- a CDS encoding SLC13 family permease has translation MKRIYKLALGPIVFLLLVFLVPLDYSQTKVIGVAGWMITWWITQVIPIGATAILPMVLFPALGVESLKSVTSNYANPIIYLFFGGFVLGLAIERWNLHQRFALVILKKSGNQPRMIIFGSMLATAVMSMWISNTASTMMMLPIGLSITQLLQDQFPSEKACNQFTLCLLLGLAYAANIGGIATLIGTPPNLVLAALAGETLGIEIGFTNWLIMALPITILLFFLAHFINTRILFRVQSNRLVGMRELLDQKIEKLGPQGSGEKRVQLVFLATALLWIFRTPLSKLPGMDFLSDPIIAVASAVSLFIIPSGERGPLLIWDDTRSLPWDILLLFGGGLSMASGLASSGLVELLGSVLSDSGAIPWFLVIAIIVLAAIFFTEGMSNVALVSILVPIAFAVAIPLGGDPMELAIPLTIAASCAFMLPIATPPNAIVFSSNCITMQEMMRAGFLLNILAAMIISAYAYFIVPLIF, from the coding sequence TTGAAGCGGATTTACAAACTAGCCTTAGGACCTATCGTTTTTTTACTGCTGGTCTTTTTGGTTCCGCTAGACTATTCGCAAACCAAAGTAATCGGGGTTGCAGGGTGGATGATCACTTGGTGGATCACCCAAGTGATACCCATCGGAGCCACGGCTATACTGCCAATGGTTCTATTTCCCGCTTTGGGCGTTGAAAGCTTAAAGTCGGTTACGTCAAATTATGCGAACCCGATCATCTACCTCTTTTTCGGCGGGTTTGTTCTGGGCTTGGCCATTGAACGTTGGAACCTCCACCAAAGATTTGCTCTGGTCATACTTAAGAAAAGTGGGAATCAGCCGAGAATGATCATTTTTGGAAGCATGCTGGCCACGGCTGTTATGTCAATGTGGATCAGCAATACAGCTTCTACCATGATGATGCTGCCCATTGGCTTGTCCATTACGCAGCTTCTACAAGATCAATTCCCATCGGAAAAGGCCTGTAATCAATTCACGCTCTGCTTGCTTTTGGGATTGGCCTATGCAGCAAATATCGGCGGAATAGCTACCCTGATCGGAACCCCGCCCAATCTCGTTTTAGCCGCCTTGGCAGGCGAAACCTTGGGCATTGAGATTGGTTTTACCAACTGGCTCATCATGGCGCTGCCGATAACGATTCTACTGTTTTTCCTTGCCCACTTTATCAATACACGGATTCTATTTCGGGTTCAGAGCAACAGACTGGTGGGTATGCGGGAGCTTTTGGATCAAAAAATTGAAAAGCTTGGGCCTCAGGGGTCGGGCGAAAAACGGGTGCAATTGGTATTTTTGGCTACTGCCTTACTTTGGATTTTCAGAACACCACTGTCAAAGCTACCCGGAATGGATTTTCTCAGCGATCCGATCATAGCAGTAGCCTCAGCAGTGAGCCTATTCATTATCCCTAGCGGAGAGCGAGGGCCTCTGCTAATTTGGGACGATACCCGATCGCTTCCTTGGGATATACTGTTGCTATTCGGCGGCGGACTATCCATGGCTTCAGGTCTCGCGAGCAGCGGGCTAGTGGAGTTATTGGGCAGTGTACTTTCAGACTCAGGAGCTATTCCATGGTTCCTCGTTATTGCCATCATCGTACTCGCTGCGATCTTTTTTACCGAGGGAATGAGCAATGTAGCTTTGGTTTCCATATTGGTACCCATCGCTTTTGCCGTAGCTATTCCGCTTGGAGGAGACCCGATGGAACTGGCTATACCTCTCACCATAGCAGCCAGTTGTGCCTTTATGCTACCCATTGCTACACCTCCCAATGCCATCGTTTTTTCCAGTAATTGCATTACTATGCAGGAAATGATGCGCGCGGGATTCTTGTTAAATATTTTGGCAGCCATGATTATTTCAGCCTATGCCTATTTCATCGTTCCATTGATATTTTGA
- a CDS encoding YdeI/OmpD-associated family protein, translating to MKDSFKIVSKLTSIHSDLWSNILPVENSVADQLIEGKDRRIICSIEGIRPFHCALLPDGNGSWYILLNNKRKNELGIRDGEEISVVLEKDRSEYGMEMPIELREVLDQDEHADTLFHKLTPGRMRNIIHAVSSVKSSEIKIRRALVYAEHLKKNKGKIEFKELGQEMKEANRIARDFPS from the coding sequence ATGAAAGATTCGTTCAAAATAGTAAGCAAGCTTACCTCGATACATAGTGATCTTTGGTCGAATATTCTACCTGTTGAAAATTCAGTTGCTGACCAATTGATTGAAGGTAAGGATAGGCGAATCATCTGCAGTATCGAGGGAATCAGGCCATTCCATTGTGCACTACTGCCCGATGGAAACGGCTCGTGGTATATCTTACTCAACAACAAAAGGAAGAATGAATTGGGAATAAGAGACGGAGAGGAAATCTCTGTGGTGCTCGAAAAAGACCGGAGCGAATATGGGATGGAAATGCCCATAGAACTGCGAGAAGTGCTGGACCAAGATGAACATGCCGACACCCTTTTTCACAAACTCACCCCAGGGAGGATGAGAAATATTATTCACGCCGTTTCCTCGGTTAAGTCTTCGGAAATCAAGATTCGCAGAGCATTGGTCTATGCCGAACACTTGAAGAAGAACAAAGGAAAAATTGAGTTCAAGGAGCTGGGTCAAGAGATGAAAGAAGCAAATCGAATAGCCCGCGACTTTCCATCTTAA
- a CDS encoding M43 family zinc metalloprotease, whose protein sequence is MKKLYAALFVALLTFSANAQEAIKCYSTEHELELQQQYSDRANLEQFEEWISEELKNDQMKSERGVVVLPIVFHVLHSGTAVGSGLNLSSSFINAQLQQLNDDFRRVPGTAGFNTNPVGADLEIEFCMAVVDPDGNVLAEPGIDRINAPANGLQNPGYTTGYMDNTVKPATIWDPEQYVNVWITPINLFFFNVLGYAQFPSASGLAGLNANEGAASTDGVVVSTETVGSISFPNPSGGAVGGGRTLTHELGHFFGLRHIWGDGGCSVDDFCLDTPESNGSNAGCQIGSSSCGSIDMVENYMDYSDDACMNIFTQDQKARVDAVLLNSPRRVQLLSSNACSGDVADCQAPYPEVSNLSSNTVANGIQLSWTPIEGSIGCQIRAGLSSVGFQTTVTVFESNASGFFVPATAIQSGAEYQWQVRCGCSANPLVVGPWSSTDFFSFGSSVSGDVFSGAVSDQEIVLYPNPATDVLTVSSINADMLHVFDVNGRIIHSQSINSEEKGSIKLDVSLWSNGFYLLSVSSKNGSVIRRTFVVN, encoded by the coding sequence ATGAAAAAATTGTACGCGGCATTGTTCGTTGCTTTATTAACTTTTTCGGCCAATGCGCAAGAAGCTATAAAATGCTATTCCACGGAACATGAGCTAGAGCTGCAACAACAATATTCTGATCGAGCCAATCTTGAGCAATTTGAAGAATGGATATCAGAGGAATTGAAAAACGATCAAATGAAATCGGAGAGGGGAGTCGTTGTGCTGCCTATTGTTTTTCACGTTTTACATTCGGGAACTGCAGTAGGAAGCGGTTTGAATCTATCCTCAAGTTTTATCAACGCACAACTACAGCAGTTAAACGATGATTTCAGACGAGTTCCCGGTACGGCTGGATTCAATACCAATCCTGTAGGGGCAGACTTAGAAATTGAATTTTGTATGGCGGTAGTCGATCCTGATGGCAATGTTTTGGCTGAGCCCGGTATAGATCGCATCAATGCTCCTGCCAATGGATTGCAAAACCCAGGCTACACAACAGGCTACATGGACAATACCGTTAAGCCCGCAACGATATGGGATCCTGAACAGTACGTAAATGTTTGGATAACGCCCATTAATTTATTCTTCTTTAATGTGCTTGGGTATGCCCAATTTCCCAGTGCTTCGGGACTTGCGGGTCTCAATGCCAATGAAGGAGCAGCATCGACCGATGGTGTTGTCGTTTCCACTGAGACTGTTGGTTCCATCTCTTTTCCCAATCCCTCAGGAGGAGCAGTTGGTGGTGGACGAACACTGACTCACGAACTAGGACATTTCTTTGGCCTGCGCCATATTTGGGGTGATGGTGGTTGCAGTGTAGATGATTTCTGCTTGGATACGCCCGAATCTAATGGCTCCAATGCGGGTTGCCAAATCGGTTCGAGCTCTTGCGGTTCGATTGATATGGTCGAAAACTACATGGACTACAGCGATGACGCTTGCATGAATATTTTCACTCAAGATCAAAAAGCGCGTGTTGATGCCGTATTGTTAAACAGCCCACGCAGGGTTCAACTTCTCTCAAGCAATGCCTGCTCAGGTGATGTAGCCGATTGTCAAGCGCCTTACCCCGAAGTTTCAAATTTGTCAAGCAACACTGTTGCAAACGGTATTCAACTTTCTTGGACCCCCATTGAGGGATCAATTGGCTGTCAGATCAGAGCAGGATTGAGTTCTGTCGGATTTCAAACTACTGTAACTGTTTTTGAATCCAATGCATCCGGGTTTTTTGTGCCTGCTACTGCCATCCAATCAGGTGCTGAGTATCAGTGGCAAGTGCGATGCGGCTGTTCGGCCAATCCTTTGGTAGTGGGCCCTTGGTCGTCTACTGATTTCTTCAGCTTTGGCTCGTCCGTTTCAGGTGACGTATTCTCGGGTGCTGTTTCTGATCAAGAAATAGTTTTGTATCCCAATCCAGCTACAGATGTTTTGACTGTTTCCTCCATCAATGCGGATATGTTGCACGTATTTGATGTGAATGGAAGAATCATTCATTCTCAATCAATCAATTCGGAGGAGAAAGGATCGATCAAACTGGACGTTTCTTTGTGGTCAAATGGATTCTATTTGTTGTCCGTTTCGAGTAAGAATGGATCAGTGATTCGAAGGACTTTCGTTGTGAATTAA
- a CDS encoding sodium:solute symporter family protein gives MNWIDLSIFFVYMIAMLGVGYYFLKSNKGSEDYYLAGRNMGPWHIGMSVVATDVGGGFSIGLGGLGFTMGISGSWMLFTGLIGAWLAAAFLIPKVFELGRRVNLFTFPQVFGEIYGKRVALLAAIISAIGYLGFTSSQMLAGAKLASATFPSVSLDQALLIMGIVAVVYTVMGGLKAVIYTDTIQWIILLAGLIFIGLPLGFISIGGMEGLHAETDQALLSLTNLSWQNMVNWSITIIPIWFIGMTLYQRIYASRDVKQAKKAWYIAGLFEWPIMAFMGVLLGLFAKVAAEQGMFAEIGYASAAGMDAEIGLPLLLRTILPVGLMGLMMSAYFSAILSTADSCLMACSGNIVSDIMMRFGVFRAKDDLRLSQWATLVIGGVALLIALYMESVLELMLHSYAFMVSGLFIPVLFGLYSRRPSETAALFSMIIGGSLTLALTILTIELPFGLDPITFGLLAALLAYLLVPKKTKKPTRRMQSGL, from the coding sequence ATGAACTGGATAGATCTCTCTATTTTCTTTGTCTACATGATAGCCATGCTGGGCGTTGGGTACTACTTCCTGAAATCAAATAAGGGATCAGAAGACTATTACCTCGCAGGCAGAAATATGGGTCCTTGGCATATCGGGATGTCCGTGGTGGCTACCGATGTTGGAGGTGGATTCTCTATCGGTCTCGGAGGGCTGGGATTTACCATGGGCATCAGCGGTAGTTGGATGCTATTCACAGGATTAATCGGTGCTTGGCTCGCTGCTGCCTTTCTCATCCCAAAGGTTTTTGAGTTGGGCAGAAGGGTTAACCTCTTCACATTTCCGCAGGTTTTTGGCGAGATCTATGGAAAACGGGTTGCCCTGCTAGCCGCCATTATATCTGCCATAGGCTACTTGGGTTTTACTTCCTCACAAATGTTGGCAGGGGCCAAATTGGCATCTGCCACTTTCCCTTCCGTTAGCCTTGATCAGGCACTTTTGATTATGGGAATAGTCGCCGTAGTCTACACGGTCATGGGAGGCTTGAAGGCGGTCATTTATACTGATACCATTCAGTGGATTATACTCTTAGCCGGTCTCATATTCATTGGGCTTCCTCTGGGTTTTATTTCCATAGGTGGAATGGAAGGGTTGCACGCCGAGACGGATCAAGCGCTCCTCAGTTTGACCAATCTTTCTTGGCAAAATATGGTCAACTGGTCCATCACGATCATACCCATTTGGTTTATCGGTATGACGCTCTACCAAAGAATATATGCTTCTCGAGATGTGAAGCAGGCTAAGAAGGCTTGGTACATCGCCGGGCTTTTTGAATGGCCTATCATGGCTTTTATGGGAGTGCTTCTCGGGCTTTTTGCCAAAGTAGCAGCCGAGCAAGGTATGTTTGCAGAGATCGGTTATGCGTCAGCTGCGGGAATGGATGCCGAAATAGGCCTACCTCTCTTATTGCGGACCATCCTCCCTGTGGGCCTTATGGGGCTTATGATGTCTGCCTATTTCAGTGCGATTCTCTCTACCGCCGATAGCTGCTTGATGGCGTGCTCTGGAAATATTGTGTCAGATATAATGATGCGATTCGGTGTCTTTCGGGCAAAAGATGATTTGCGATTGAGTCAATGGGCCACCCTGGTGATCGGTGGTGTGGCTTTGTTGATAGCACTTTATATGGAGAGTGTTCTCGAACTCATGCTGCATTCTTATGCCTTTATGGTTTCCGGGCTTTTTATTCCTGTATTGTTCGGGCTTTATTCTCGACGTCCTTCCGAAACCGCCGCACTATTTTCCATGATCATTGGCGGAAGCCTCACTTTGGCACTCACCATTCTCACTATTGAATTGCCGTTTGGATTGGATCCCATCACCTTCGGCTTGCTTGCGGCTCTGTTAGCTTATTTGCTAGTTCCCAAAAAGACAAAAAAACCCACCAGGCGGATGCAAAGTGGGTTGTAG
- a CDS encoding DUF6252 family protein, whose product MKHTLLQATALIFVLLFSASCNNSEDPPAAPAPSFKLSGQLVDPATGETSAWSTNTVTAELDAEGFRIKAVRGSDTLFITIAAADSGSYSITQQSPLGSLNRVESVGENGLTLYTFQANGNGGGVFNITNSDSLNKTITGDFFVKYFNPINNSDFFELTDGQFRNISYNMGDDGPDIENPGIGTISFMVGSSNYDFNMATGDAAASVITLTGVTPPLSVPSISLTMAQDIEPGTYALDGTSSVTGLFVQSVTEFFVADSGSMEITAHDTINNNISGNFAFKGLLTSGGPDSIQVTNGTFEMNYIE is encoded by the coding sequence ATGAAGCATACCCTGCTACAAGCGACGGCTCTGATCTTTGTCCTTTTGTTTTCAGCATCTTGCAACAACAGTGAAGATCCCCCTGCGGCGCCTGCGCCTAGTTTCAAGCTCAGCGGGCAACTTGTTGATCCGGCAACCGGTGAAACCTCAGCTTGGTCAACGAACACGGTTACGGCAGAACTTGATGCTGAAGGCTTTCGCATAAAGGCCGTAAGAGGCTCAGACACCTTATTTATTACCATAGCCGCAGCTGATTCGGGATCCTATTCCATTACTCAACAATCTCCTCTTGGATCGTTGAACAGGGTTGAGTCAGTTGGTGAAAACGGACTGACACTTTATACCTTCCAAGCTAACGGAAACGGTGGCGGTGTTTTTAACATCACCAATAGTGACTCTTTAAACAAAACCATCACGGGTGATTTCTTCGTGAAGTATTTTAACCCGATTAATAATTCTGACTTCTTCGAACTGACCGATGGACAGTTTAGAAATATCTCTTACAATATGGGGGATGATGGTCCCGATATTGAAAATCCGGGAATAGGAACGATCAGTTTTATGGTTGGAAGCAGCAACTATGATTTTAACATGGCGACGGGGGATGCAGCAGCATCCGTCATTACACTTACAGGAGTCACGCCACCCTTAAGTGTCCCTTCGATTAGCCTTACCATGGCTCAGGACATCGAGCCCGGGACATATGCACTCGACGGAACTTCTTCAGTCACGGGACTCTTCGTACAAAGTGTTACCGAGTTTTTTGTTGCTGATTCGGGTTCAATGGAAATTACTGCACACGATACGATCAACAATAATATCTCTGGAAATTTTGCCTTCAAAGGCCTACTCACATCAGGCGGTCCCGATTCTATTCAGGTTACAAATGGAACCTTCGAAATGAACTACATCGAGTAG
- a CDS encoding DUF6252 family protein has translation MKQILLRATFLASILLIAASCNDDDDDGNSTPTPLPYTFTATENDPINNTNSDWVATSASAQLNLDGTFEVTATNGSDEVFFKISGNQVGAFVVDTLSVLRDDNYYVASNSDEFGITDSTGTLSFVITANDVDNQMISGSFNAVFYNLDGSLDLVVLQDGVVIDLPYTIETPDLGGAGSISFTADGTNVVLDQIFSSNNSGMVQLTASSLSSPTTSLTMSFPEDIAPGDYDLSSIFSDVSVTYSSGSQVFFSDSGTMTVSSNDTDADQLEGTFNLTGSELLGSGTVTITNGVFDIEY, from the coding sequence ATGAAACAGATCTTGCTTAGAGCAACGTTTTTAGCTTCAATTTTGTTGATTGCAGCTTCTTGTAACGATGATGATGATGACGGGAATTCTACTCCGACTCCACTTCCATACACATTTACCGCAACTGAAAATGATCCGATTAACAATACCAACTCTGATTGGGTTGCTACTTCGGCTTCTGCTCAATTGAATTTGGACGGAACATTTGAAGTGACTGCAACAAATGGTTCAGACGAAGTTTTCTTTAAAATTTCAGGAAATCAAGTTGGTGCTTTCGTAGTGGATACTTTGAGCGTATTGAGAGATGACAATTACTATGTAGCTTCTAACAGCGATGAGTTTGGAATCACTGATAGCACGGGAACCTTGAGTTTCGTAATTACTGCAAACGATGTAGACAACCAAATGATCAGTGGATCTTTCAATGCTGTATTCTACAACTTGGATGGTTCTTTGGATTTGGTTGTGTTGCAAGACGGAGTAGTTATCGACTTGCCTTACACTATTGAGACTCCTGATCTAGGAGGCGCTGGTTCTATTTCTTTCACAGCGGATGGCACCAATGTAGTTCTTGATCAAATTTTCAGTTCAAACAATTCAGGAATGGTTCAGCTTACAGCTTCTTCTTTGAGCAGTCCTACTACATCTTTGACGATGTCATTCCCTGAAGATATTGCTCCGGGTGATTACGACTTGTCGAGCATATTCAGTGATGTTTCAGTGACGTACTCTTCAGGTTCACAGGTATTCTTTTCAGACTCGGGAACTATGACGGTTTCTTCAAATGATACGGATGCCGATCAATTAGAAGGTACCTTCAACCTTACAGGTTCAGAACTTCTAGGATCAGGTACAGTTACTATCACCAATGGCGTATTTGATATTGAGTACTAG
- a CDS encoding ketoacyl-ACP synthase III, translating to MNRTIIKGVGSFLPENVIRNSDLEKLMDTNDEWIQERTGIKERRWVDDVKETTSTMGVKAARKAMDMAGIGPEDIDFVIFATLSPDYYFPGSGVLVQRDLGLKNVGAMDLRNQCSGFIYGLSVADQFIKTGMYKNILLIGSELHSGALEKTTNGRAVSVIFGDGAGAVILSAAEGDEKGILSTCMHSEGQYAEELMIQGPTTSHWVDEILAADDPNEASWRPHMNGNFVFKHAITRMPEAIEEVLEKAGKTSDDIDLLIPHQANLRISAMVQRHFKMPDSKVFNNIQTVGNTTAGSIPIAMAQALEEGKLKRGDMLCLAAFGSGFTWGAALLEF from the coding sequence ATGAACAGAACAATTATAAAAGGAGTAGGGAGCTTTCTTCCCGAAAACGTGATCCGAAACTCAGATTTGGAAAAACTCATGGATACCAATGATGAGTGGATTCAAGAGCGCACCGGTATCAAAGAACGACGTTGGGTAGACGACGTGAAGGAGACTACCAGCACCATGGGCGTTAAAGCCGCTAGGAAAGCCATGGATATGGCAGGCATAGGTCCTGAAGACATTGACTTCGTCATATTCGCCACTTTATCTCCTGATTATTATTTCCCGGGCAGCGGTGTACTGGTCCAACGAGACTTGGGGCTTAAAAATGTTGGTGCCATGGATTTGCGGAATCAATGCTCAGGCTTTATTTACGGCTTGTCTGTAGCCGATCAGTTTATCAAAACGGGAATGTATAAGAACATTCTCCTGATCGGCAGTGAGCTGCACAGCGGGGCTTTGGAAAAAACCACCAATGGTAGAGCGGTCTCCGTCATTTTTGGAGATGGTGCCGGTGCCGTCATCCTCTCAGCTGCCGAAGGAGATGAGAAAGGAATTCTTTCTACCTGCATGCACTCCGAAGGTCAGTATGCGGAGGAGCTTATGATACAAGGTCCTACCACCTCTCATTGGGTTGATGAAATCCTAGCTGCTGATGACCCCAATGAGGCTTCTTGGCGTCCGCATATGAACGGAAATTTTGTTTTCAAACACGCCATTACACGGATGCCCGAAGCCATTGAAGAAGTTTTAGAGAAAGCGGGAAAGACTTCCGACGATATTGACCTACTGATTCCGCATCAAGCCAATTTACGCATCAGCGCGATGGTGCAGCGGCATTTCAAAATGCCTGATTCAAAAGTCTTCAACAATATTCAAACGGTGGGAAACACCACGGCAGGCTCCATTCCCATAGCCATGGCGCAAGCGCTGGAAGAGGGTAAACTCAAGCGAGGCGATATGCTCTGTTTGGCCGCCTTTGGCTCGGGATTTACGTGGGGTGCTGCCTTACTCGAATTCTAG
- a CDS encoding FkbM family methyltransferase, whose amino-acid sequence MKIKKQDNGAALLSNDAIVEKMDATELLAFSDQLKEFVLDNAESFTEPPLKEVSFRNRSFHVEVTDKLWFWEELESGKWESDTFDVFDRFLDKDTVFLDIGGWIGSTFLYASQLVKKSIVFEPDEVAFKELSSNLSQNESAPWYSHTEVIQAAIAPESGSVSIGFRHESGDSMSSVLLGNAEGSTKVQSVNLSDFISERGLTDEKLFVKMDVEGFEYEILPALGYTIQSLPNANFLISLHPQFLLEKLSAEIPSGKLKTSLIRKAFFAKHQALLKAFKGYKCSFINGKPFNPRKELTKALITGQFSRDLVFTR is encoded by the coding sequence ATGAAGATCAAAAAACAAGACAATGGTGCCGCTCTGCTGAGCAACGACGCAATCGTTGAGAAAATGGATGCCACCGAACTCTTGGCGTTCTCAGATCAACTCAAAGAATTCGTTCTCGACAATGCCGAATCTTTTACTGAGCCTCCACTCAAAGAAGTTTCTTTTCGCAATAGATCTTTTCACGTGGAAGTCACCGATAAGCTTTGGTTTTGGGAAGAACTCGAATCGGGCAAGTGGGAGTCAGATACCTTTGACGTTTTCGATCGCTTTCTCGATAAGGATACCGTCTTTCTGGATATCGGTGGCTGGATTGGCAGCACATTTCTCTATGCTTCACAGTTGGTCAAAAAGTCCATTGTGTTTGAGCCCGATGAAGTGGCTTTTAAAGAATTGTCTTCCAATCTTTCTCAGAACGAGTCAGCCCCTTGGTATTCTCATACCGAAGTTATTCAAGCAGCGATTGCACCCGAGAGTGGTTCGGTAAGTATTGGTTTTCGCCACGAAAGCGGAGACTCCATGTCCAGCGTCCTTCTCGGAAATGCTGAAGGAAGCACCAAGGTGCAATCGGTAAATCTCAGCGACTTTATTTCTGAACGTGGATTGACTGATGAGAAACTCTTTGTAAAAATGGATGTAGAGGGTTTTGAATACGAAATCCTACCCGCTTTGGGATATACAATTCAATCTTTGCCAAATGCCAATTTTCTTATCAGCCTCCATCCTCAATTTCTTCTTGAAAAGCTCAGCGCAGAAATTCCTTCAGGAAAACTCAAAACATCGCTAATTCGAAAAGCTTTTTTTGCCAAGCACCAAGCCCTGCTAAAAGCGTTCAAAGGCTACAAGTGCTCCTTTATCAATGGCAAACCTTTTAACCCGAGAAAAGAATTGACCAAGGCATTGATCACGGGGCAGTTTTCGAGGGATTTGGTTTTTACGAGGTGA